From the Paenibacillus sp. FSL H8-0548 genome, one window contains:
- a CDS encoding PLP-dependent aminotransferase family protein, which yields MWKPDRSAQTPLYQQIVDHIEHAITYAELPPGSLLPSERKLADQLGVNRSTVIQAYDELRASGLVESVIGSGTRISLTKWGISPSNTPNWRQYTEGGTFLPNHRLTRRIREATQNDPSIINMASGELSSDLFPNEMVSSILREQPFHEHLGYDDPQGYHPLRESLVDVLQKYNSINTTKSSMLITSGSQQSLYLITQCLLSPGDAVAIEDPSYSYSLPMFQSAGLRIYRLPVHEDGIEPDDIMNLYRKHRIRMVFLNPNYQNPTGTSLSEAKRIKLLRIAADLRIPIVEDDPFSLTTFDGNVPPPLKSMDTDGTVLYIGSLSKVAASGLRIGWMVAPQTVIERLTDARQQMDFGLSILSQWAAQRLLASEHFDQHITSLRQALFQKQQMMVQTLQEVLEDKVSFVPPLGGLNLWCKINQTIDDGKLLEEAIKRGVVFVPGSVYGSEPGYIRFSYAKPKLEDIRRGILAFSDALKQF from the coding sequence ATGTGGAAACCAGATCGTTCAGCTCAAACACCCTTGTATCAGCAAATTGTCGATCATATTGAACATGCCATCACCTATGCGGAGCTGCCGCCAGGCAGTCTTCTTCCGTCTGAGCGGAAATTAGCAGATCAGCTCGGCGTTAATCGAAGCACAGTCATTCAAGCCTATGACGAGCTGCGTGCCTCCGGTTTAGTGGAGAGCGTCATTGGCAGCGGAACACGCATCAGCCTAACCAAATGGGGCATCTCTCCATCAAATACTCCCAATTGGCGTCAATATACAGAGGGTGGCACATTTCTACCTAATCATCGACTCACGAGGCGCATTAGAGAAGCAACGCAGAACGATCCCTCCATTATTAATATGGCAAGCGGCGAGCTCTCGTCCGATTTATTTCCAAACGAAATGGTGAGCAGCATTCTTCGAGAGCAGCCGTTTCATGAGCATCTGGGCTACGATGATCCGCAGGGCTATCATCCATTAAGAGAATCACTCGTCGATGTCTTACAAAAATATAACAGCATCAATACGACTAAGTCATCCATGCTCATCACCTCGGGCTCGCAGCAGTCCTTATATTTAATTACGCAATGCTTGCTCTCGCCAGGAGATGCTGTTGCCATTGAAGATCCATCCTACAGCTATTCCTTGCCTATGTTTCAATCTGCAGGCTTGCGGATTTATCGCCTGCCCGTTCATGAGGATGGCATTGAGCCGGATGATATTATGAATTTGTATCGCAAGCATCGTATTCGAATGGTTTTCTTAAATCCCAATTATCAAAACCCGACCGGAACCAGCCTTAGCGAAGCGAAAAGAATAAAGCTGCTTCGAATTGCCGCAGATCTGCGCATTCCTATCGTTGAGGATGATCCTTTCAGCTTAACGACCTTTGACGGAAACGTACCGCCTCCTCTCAAATCGATGGATACGGACGGAACTGTGCTTTATATCGGATCGTTGTCGAAGGTAGCGGCTTCCGGACTCAGAATCGGTTGGATGGTCGCCCCGCAAACTGTAATTGAACGCTTAACCGATGCTAGGCAGCAAATGGATTTTGGATTGAGCATTTTGTCGCAATGGGCTGCGCAGCGGCTGCTCGCCTCTGAGCACTTTGACCAGCATATTACGAGCCTGCGTCAAGCCTTGTTTCAGAAGCAGCAAATGATGGTGCAAACCTTGCAGGAGGTGCTGGAGGATAAGGTTAGCTTTGTCCCTCCACTTGGCGGCTTGAATTTATGGTGCAAAATCAATCAAACCATTGATGATGGAAAATTGCTGGAGGAAGCTATAAAGAGAGGCGTTGTGTTCGTACCCGGAAGCGTATATGGCTCAGAGCCTGGTTATATAAGATTCAGCTATGCCAAGCCTAAGCTTGAGGATATACGCAGAGGAATCCTTGCCTTTTCGGATGCTTTGAAGCAATTTTGA
- a CDS encoding Dabb family protein yields the protein MNRMKGDRSMMYEHLVSFKFKEELSASKEQELLNALYALPSAISGIVELTAGCNETTETDNIQGYTLGLRVTFTDKQSLLDYGPHPAHQNFVSMLDGLIENVIVIDYPISGKVN from the coding sequence ATGAACAGAATGAAGGGAGATCGTTCTATGATGTACGAGCATTTGGTATCATTTAAGTTTAAAGAAGAACTGTCCGCAAGCAAAGAACAAGAGCTGCTGAATGCATTATATGCGCTGCCATCTGCCATTTCAGGCATTGTGGAGCTAACCGCTGGCTGCAATGAAACGACCGAAACAGACAATATCCAAGGCTACACGTTGGGGCTGCGAGTAACATTCACGGACAAGCAGTCGCTGCTTGACTACGGTCCGCATCCGGCACATCAGAACTTTGTGAGCATGCTGGATGGTCTGATCGAAAACGTTATTGTCATAGACTATCCCATTTCAGGCAAGGTGAACTAA
- the nikR gene encoding nickel-responsive transcriptional regulator NikR gives MAEKDELVRFGVSFPAPLIDQFDRYIDDQGYTNRSEAIRDLARRALLEPARMNGNEYVAGTIVLVYDHHVSDLPIVLMEVQHRFHHDIISNMHVHLNHDQCLEVIVVRGELTRLRSLHQQIQTQKGVIYAELSVTYADKHDSDQKQKHNHNHDHNHDHDHN, from the coding sequence ATGGCAGAAAAAGATGAATTGGTGCGGTTTGGAGTATCCTTCCCAGCACCGTTAATCGATCAGTTTGATCGGTATATTGATGATCAGGGCTATACGAATCGATCAGAAGCAATCCGTGATTTGGCAAGACGAGCCTTGCTTGAGCCCGCTCGAATGAATGGGAATGAATATGTTGCTGGAACGATTGTGCTTGTTTACGATCACCACGTAAGCGATCTTCCCATTGTGTTGATGGAGGTACAGCATCGCTTTCATCATGATATTATTTCTAATATGCATGTCCATCTGAATCACGATCAGTGCTTAGAAGTCATCGTCGTTAGAGGAGAGCTTACAAGGCTTCGCTCGCTGCATCAGCAGATCCAGACGCAGAAGGGTGTTATATACGCTGAGTTATCGGTGACCTATGCAGACAAGCATGATTCAGATCAGAAGCAGAAGCATAATCACAACCACGATCACAATCATGACCATGACCATAATTAA
- a CDS encoding response regulator transcription factor, translated as MDHFFVLVVDDEKEIRDAIEIYLKNEGITVLKAKDGIEALEIINEQQIHLIILDIMMPKLDGISATYKIREKKNIPIIILSAKSEDADKILGLHMGADDYVTKPFNPMELVARVKSQLRRYVTFGTYEGIKKIIDLNGLTLDKAAKEVTVHGDPVKLTPIEYKIVEFLMTHAGRVFSINEIYERVWKEPCYNAENTVAVHVRKIREKIEIDPKNPKYLKVVWGIGYKMEK; from the coding sequence ATGGATCATTTTTTTGTGCTGGTTGTTGATGACGAAAAGGAAATACGGGACGCTATAGAAATTTACTTAAAAAATGAAGGCATTACTGTGTTAAAAGCAAAGGATGGGATTGAAGCTTTAGAAATTATAAATGAACAGCAAATCCATCTCATTATACTAGATATTATGATGCCAAAGCTGGACGGAATTTCTGCTACGTATAAAATTCGCGAGAAGAAAAATATTCCTATCATTATTTTGAGTGCTAAAAGTGAGGATGCTGATAAAATATTAGGCCTCCATATGGGAGCGGATGACTATGTCACCAAACCATTTAATCCAATGGAGCTCGTTGCCCGCGTGAAATCCCAGTTGAGAAGATATGTTACTTTTGGTACATATGAAGGCATTAAAAAAATAATTGATTTAAATGGACTTACGCTGGACAAAGCAGCAAAAGAAGTAACGGTTCACGGAGACCCCGTCAAGCTTACACCTATTGAATATAAAATTGTTGAATTTCTTATGACTCACGCCGGCCGGGTGTTCTCGATCAACGAAATCTATGAACGGGTATGGAAGGAGCCTTGCTATAACGCAGAAAATACGGTAGCCGTCCACGTCAGAAAAATTCGTGAGAAAATCGAAATTGATCCGAAAAATCCAAAATACTTAAAGGTGGTATGGGGAATTGGATACAAAATGGAAAAATAG
- a CDS encoding ABC transporter substrate-binding protein — MYLSFLYTGIILLIVSGCSVGKPENKSAKSNELVVAIGSEPDTGFDPTKGWGRYGSPLFQSTLLKRDDDLKIVNDLATSYEVSEDGKLWTVQLRDDVTFSDGEPLTAEDVKFTFDTAANNGASIDLTNLASVEAGQHEVVFQLKKPQSTFVYYLITTGIVPKHAYSSTYAEKPVGSGPFEFVQWDRGQQLIVKTNENYYGKKPSFHKLTFLFLNEDGAFAAAKAGSVDVAYIPSAFSKQEVAGMKLEAVKTVDNRGIAFPYVKSGGKTAEGYPIGNDVTADVAIRKAINTVINRQQLVDGILEGYGSPAYTANDGLPWWNKETVIKDNDAEAAAKILADSGWVDSDKDGIVEKGALKAQFSLIYPSSDVTRQSLALAAADMVKAVGIDIQVEGKSWDEIEKLMHSNAIMLGWGSHDPLEMFNLYSSDFGGVDYYNTGYYSNPVVDQLFEQALGAQTEEESLDYWKKAQWDGQTGLSALGDAPWAWLVNIDHLFLVRDGLDIGKQRIQPHGHGWPVTDNIENWSWKE, encoded by the coding sequence ATGTATTTAAGCTTTCTCTACACAGGAATTATCCTGTTAATTGTTTCTGGCTGCAGTGTAGGCAAGCCTGAGAACAAATCTGCTAAATCCAATGAACTTGTGGTTGCTATAGGCTCGGAGCCGGATACAGGCTTCGATCCAACGAAGGGCTGGGGACGCTATGGCTCTCCGCTGTTCCAAAGTACGCTTCTAAAGCGTGATGATGATTTGAAAATTGTGAACGATCTAGCGACGTCTTACGAGGTGAGTGAAGATGGCAAGCTTTGGACCGTTCAACTGCGGGATGATGTGACGTTCTCTGATGGGGAGCCGCTTACCGCTGAGGATGTGAAGTTCACTTTCGATACGGCGGCGAATAACGGGGCGTCTATTGATTTGACCAATTTGGCAAGCGTTGAGGCCGGTCAGCATGAGGTTGTTTTTCAGCTGAAAAAGCCGCAATCTACCTTTGTTTATTATTTAATTACGACGGGCATTGTACCTAAGCATGCATATAGCAGCACTTATGCCGAAAAGCCTGTTGGATCAGGTCCATTTGAGTTTGTACAATGGGACCGCGGCCAACAGCTGATCGTAAAAACAAATGAAAATTATTATGGAAAGAAGCCATCCTTTCATAAGCTGACCTTCTTATTTCTAAATGAGGATGGCGCATTCGCAGCAGCCAAAGCAGGCAGCGTCGATGTGGCATACATACCTTCTGCTTTTAGTAAGCAAGAGGTTGCAGGCATGAAGCTTGAAGCCGTGAAAACAGTCGATAACCGTGGAATTGCCTTCCCATATGTCAAGTCTGGAGGCAAGACGGCGGAAGGGTATCCGATTGGCAACGATGTTACCGCAGATGTGGCTATACGTAAGGCAATCAATACGGTTATTAATCGTCAGCAGCTGGTCGATGGTATTCTAGAGGGCTACGGCTCACCGGCGTATACTGCAAATGACGGGCTGCCTTGGTGGAATAAAGAGACAGTTATTAAAGATAATGATGCTGAAGCAGCTGCAAAAATATTAGCAGATAGCGGTTGGGTGGACAGCGATAAGGATGGTATTGTTGAAAAAGGTGCTTTAAAAGCTCAGTTCTCACTTATCTATCCGTCCAGTGACGTTACCCGTCAATCGCTTGCTTTGGCTGCTGCAGATATGGTGAAGGCCGTTGGCATTGACATTCAAGTGGAAGGCAAGAGCTGGGATGAGATAGAGAAGCTTATGCATTCGAATGCGATTATGCTTGGCTGGGGCAGTCATGATCCACTTGAAATGTTCAATTTATACAGCAGTGATTTTGGCGGTGTCGATTACTACAACACGGGCTATTACAGCAATCCAGTTGTTGATCAGCTATTTGAGCAAGCATTGGGCGCCCAGACGGAAGAGGAATCGCTGGACTATTGGAAAAAAGCGCAATGGGACGGACAGACAGGGCTCAGCGCTCTAGGAGATGCGCCGTGGGCATGGCTTGTCAATATCGATCATCTCTTCTTAGTAAGGGATGGCCTCGACATTGGAAAGCAGCGCATTCAGCCGCATGGCCATGGCTGGCCGGTGACGGACAATATCGAGAACTGGAGCTGGAAAGAGTAG
- a CDS encoding ABC transporter permease: MLQEVAVFIGKKLIRFIALLASVSIITFGLVAMSPIDPVQSYIGADVMRVGAEQRQEIAAYWGLDRPFTERFLKWGAALLQGDMGTSMIYREPVTDVIADRFMNSVMLMAFAWLLSGVIGFTAGVAAALRKDSWLDRIIKSYCYTLASTPAFWVGLLLMMIFAVWLGWLPVGLGVPAGVLAENVTVADHIRHMILPVLTLSVVGIAPIALHTRQKLIDVMDSDFILFARARGERGWGLLFRHGLRNIALPAITLQFASFGELFGGAVLAEQVFSYPGLGQATVESGLRGDVPLLMGLVLCSTLFVFTGNALADYFYRIVDPRLRHGKEERA; encoded by the coding sequence ATGTTGCAGGAAGTTGCTGTTTTTATTGGAAAAAAACTCATACGCTTCATAGCGCTGCTTGCGTCGGTAAGCATCATCACCTTCGGACTGGTAGCTATGTCGCCCATCGACCCCGTTCAATCTTATATTGGTGCGGATGTGATGCGCGTTGGGGCAGAGCAAAGACAAGAGATTGCCGCGTATTGGGGCCTCGATCGCCCTTTCACTGAACGATTTTTGAAATGGGGGGCAGCCTTGCTTCAAGGCGATATGGGCACATCGATGATTTATCGCGAGCCGGTAACCGATGTTATCGCCGATCGTTTTATGAATTCTGTTATGCTCATGGCGTTTGCTTGGCTGCTGTCTGGGGTGATTGGCTTTACAGCAGGTGTGGCGGCGGCTCTGAGGAAGGATTCGTGGTTGGATCGAATAATTAAGAGCTATTGTTACACGCTTGCTTCAACGCCTGCCTTTTGGGTTGGGCTGCTGCTTATGATGATCTTTGCGGTGTGGCTAGGCTGGCTCCCTGTGGGACTAGGCGTTCCGGCAGGCGTGCTTGCAGAAAATGTTACGGTTGCTGATCATATTCGGCATATGATTTTACCGGTACTGACACTTAGTGTTGTAGGAATTGCACCCATCGCTTTGCATACAAGGCAGAAGCTAATTGACGTGATGGACAGCGACTTTATTTTGTTTGCTAGAGCTAGAGGAGAACGAGGCTGGGGATTGCTGTTCAGACACGGCCTGCGGAATATTGCTTTGCCCGCGATTACACTTCAGTTCGCATCCTTTGGCGAGCTGTTTGGAGGTGCTGTGCTTGCGGAGCAGGTATTCTCCTATCCAGGTCTTGGACAAGCAACGGTAGAGTCTGGCTTGAGAGGCGACGTACCTTTGCTGATGGGACTTGTTTTGTGCAGCACGCTGTTTGTGTTTACAGGCAACGCTCTAGCTGACTACTTCTACCGTATAGTCGATCCTCGGCTTCGGCACGGGAAGGAGGAGCGAGCTTGA
- a CDS encoding glycoside hydrolase family 2 TIM barrel-domain containing protein — translation MIEMKPSINWLTDVSVFAVNRLPAHSDHKYYESIEEAMAEAPMALRHSLNGSWKFSYSVKPADRPQHFYEIEHPTNGWENIEVPGHIQLQGYGKPQYVNTMYPWDGHNDIRPPAIPEDHNPVGSYVKYFNLPSIMQNKPVYVSFQGVESAFYLWLNGKFVGYSEDSFTPSEFDLTPYLVEGENKLAVEVYQRSTGSWLEDQDFWRFSGIFRDVYLYTVPSIHVRDLFVHADLDSSYTIGSLAVDLKLSGVQKSVIKLELKDADGAAVASAESQADAGDHKLSLSLEAGKVTAWSAEKPYLYMLYITVYDQEGALIEVIPQRVGFRKFEMINKVMHINGKRIVFKGVNRHEFNSRRGRAITKEDMLWDIAALKRNNLNAVRTSHYPNQSLWYELCDIYGVYVIDEMNLETHGSWQKMGAVEPSWNIPENKPEWQPIVMDRAISMVERDKNHPSILIWSVGNEAYAGEVLLNVSNYFRETDPSRLVHYEGVFHNRNYNDTSDMESRMYAKPADIEEYLNDHPQKPYISCEYMHAMGNSVGGMHKYTELEQKYAMYQGGFIWDYIDQVIVKKDRYGKEFLAYGGDFDDRATDYNFCTNGIVYADRKESPKMQEVKFLYQNIKLLPDRQGVKVINENLFEGTEAYDLVVRLHHEGREIFESRLNIDVAAQSESYVPLELPAIAESGEYALHVSLNLKERTLWADAGHEISFGQHVFVIAETAASVNPVGGLRVVEGDVNIGVHGGDFSIMFSKQAGTLTSLNYSGKEMIAIPPAPLFWRATTDNDKGFSLGFDSAAWFAASLTRKCISVELKEQEESATVTFRYKLSISADVVVTVAYTVFADGSLNVKSRYEGAEGLPKLPIFALSFKVPADYCHLDWYAMGPEENYIDRAFGARLGVFKNDAADNVSGYVVPQESGNRTGVRRVSISNDYGQGIRITAPAAQPVECNISPYTAFELESANHHYELPNVHYTVVTVAGKQMGVGGDDSWGAPVHDEYLIKANQELTFEFNIYRL, via the coding sequence CTTGAATGGCAGCTGGAAATTCAGCTATTCCGTGAAGCCTGCTGATCGTCCGCAGCATTTTTACGAAATAGAGCATCCAACGAATGGCTGGGAAAATATTGAGGTGCCTGGACATATTCAGCTGCAGGGCTACGGCAAGCCTCAGTATGTGAATACGATGTACCCATGGGATGGTCATAACGATATCCGTCCGCCTGCGATTCCTGAGGATCATAATCCAGTAGGGAGTTATGTGAAGTATTTTAATTTGCCTTCCATCATGCAGAACAAGCCTGTGTATGTTTCGTTTCAGGGAGTGGAATCAGCCTTCTATTTGTGGTTGAACGGCAAATTTGTAGGGTATAGCGAAGACAGCTTCACGCCTTCGGAATTTGACCTCACGCCGTATTTGGTCGAAGGGGAAAATAAGCTTGCAGTCGAGGTCTATCAACGGAGCACGGGCAGCTGGCTGGAGGATCAGGATTTCTGGCGCTTCTCGGGTATTTTCCGCGATGTATATTTATATACCGTTCCTAGCATTCATGTACGTGATCTATTCGTGCATGCTGATTTGGATTCATCTTATACAATAGGCAGTTTGGCTGTGGATCTTAAGCTTTCAGGGGTACAGAAATCTGTCATTAAGCTCGAATTGAAGGATGCAGATGGCGCAGCTGTAGCTTCTGCAGAGTCACAGGCAGATGCCGGTGATCATAAATTGTCGCTTTCACTAGAAGCAGGCAAGGTAACGGCTTGGAGCGCAGAAAAGCCTTATTTGTATATGCTTTATATTACGGTATACGATCAAGAGGGGGCACTTATTGAGGTAATACCTCAACGAGTGGGCTTCCGTAAATTTGAAATGATCAATAAAGTGATGCATATTAATGGAAAACGAATCGTATTCAAGGGTGTCAACCGCCATGAATTCAACAGCCGCAGAGGGCGGGCAATTACGAAGGAAGATATGCTTTGGGATATCGCAGCGCTTAAACGCAATAATTTGAATGCTGTACGTACCTCTCACTATCCGAATCAATCACTGTGGTATGAGCTGTGCGACATTTACGGCGTATATGTCATTGACGAGATGAACCTCGAAACTCATGGCTCATGGCAGAAGATGGGCGCTGTAGAGCCTTCATGGAATATACCTGAAAACAAGCCGGAATGGCAGCCGATCGTGATGGACCGAGCAATCTCGATGGTAGAGCGGGATAAAAACCATCCTTCTATATTAATATGGTCGGTTGGCAATGAAGCGTATGCTGGAGAGGTTCTGTTGAACGTGTCGAACTATTTCCGGGAAACAGATCCTAGCAGACTCGTTCATTATGAAGGTGTTTTCCATAATCGCAATTATAATGATACGAGTGATATGGAGAGCCGCATGTATGCGAAGCCAGCTGATATTGAAGAGTATTTGAATGATCATCCGCAGAAGCCTTATATTAGCTGCGAATATATGCATGCTATGGGCAACTCCGTGGGCGGTATGCACAAGTACACGGAGCTTGAGCAGAAGTATGCGATGTACCAAGGCGGCTTCATCTGGGATTATATCGATCAAGTCATTGTGAAGAAGGATCGTTATGGCAAAGAGTTTCTAGCTTACGGCGGTGATTTCGACGACCGTGCTACGGATTATAATTTCTGTACGAACGGTATTGTATATGCTGACCGCAAGGAGTCTCCGAAGATGCAGGAGGTTAAATTTCTGTATCAGAACATTAAGCTTCTACCTGATCGTCAAGGTGTAAAGGTCATTAATGAAAATCTATTTGAAGGAACAGAAGCTTATGATTTGGTCGTTAGACTTCATCACGAAGGCCGCGAAATATTCGAGAGCCGGCTGAACATTGATGTTGCTGCGCAAAGCGAATCTTATGTACCGCTGGAGCTGCCGGCTATAGCTGAGTCTGGCGAATATGCTTTGCATGTATCGCTGAACTTGAAGGAGCGTACGTTATGGGCGGATGCCGGACATGAAATCTCGTTCGGACAGCATGTGTTTGTAATCGCAGAGACAGCTGCTTCCGTGAATCCAGTAGGCGGGCTTAGAGTGGTCGAGGGCGATGTGAATATTGGCGTGCATGGCGGCGATTTCAGCATTATGTTCTCGAAGCAGGCGGGGACGCTGACTTCTTTGAATTATTCGGGCAAAGAAATGATTGCCATTCCTCCAGCACCGTTATTTTGGCGGGCGACAACGGATAATGATAAAGGCTTCTCGCTAGGATTTGATTCTGCGGCTTGGTTCGCTGCGAGTCTGACTCGCAAATGCATTAGTGTTGAGCTGAAGGAGCAGGAAGAAAGTGCCACCGTCACGTTCCGTTACAAGCTAAGCATTAGCGCGGATGTTGTTGTGACCGTTGCCTATACGGTATTTGCAGATGGCAGCTTGAACGTTAAATCGCGCTACGAGGGAGCTGAAGGGCTGCCGAAGCTGCCGATATTCGCACTATCCTTCAAGGTTCCGGCTGATTACTGCCATTTGGACTGGTATGCGATGGGGCCGGAGGAGAATTATATCGACCGTGCCTTCGGGGCTCGATTAGGCGTATTTAAAAATGATGCCGCTGATAATGTATCTGGTTATGTGGTACCTCAGGAATCGGGGAACCGTACAGGAGTTCGCCGTGTCAGCATTAGCAATGATTATGGACAAGGTATTCGGATTACTGCGCCAGCCGCGCAGCCTGTAGAATGCAATATTTCACCGTATACCGCATTTGAGCTGGAAAGCGCAAATCATCATTATGAGCTGCCAAATGTGCACTATACGGTGGTCACCGTAGCGGGCAAGCAAATGGGTGTCGGCGGTGACGACAGCTGGGGGGCGCCAGTGCATGACGAGTATTTGATTAAGGCGAATCAAGAGCTGACGTTTGAATTTAATATTTATCGATTGTAA
- a CDS encoding HAMP domain-containing sensor histidine kinase, translating to MDTKWKNRIVMGAWAFMFTIGLSGLLSFFSFGNSYTQQDYFHTPEFRFELDQFAGYLSMFELNSVNLEEAKKSIKVTEADITEYRDRYGYLNDQINHLRNEFEALIQDALASGNQEAADIYLAERDKNIDDITSVFTSDEYVTAKVIHEKEQTMNNYYRERENYRSDYLKYKEAFQYYFKNSVTGKVYTNLSNVENESVTNNMFPSNLLFITNYSIPKVFSMYHGIPGHEELADSFIPFEGQLAITQSLASSNPVMIAFERYKQKKIISFVYTLASIVALILCFFLFKKARAISAGIEKWMPYYNKLPIDLRALLIIISGFSAVIFLFSINDQIFSEIENPFVYGRDILFSIMMASVIWCLTLIQGRFLASQLQDWQNIKKEWDHALLNRVIQSMKAFYNKTKHSLRDAFLNKSTGMQLFIILFAVFSLGLTSIMMIVHPFFILVYIILLAFIGLPIVMILINRIGYFNGIVIKTNELAVGILGQDLPVSGKSVLATLAENINVLKLGVKTSQNEQAKSERLKTELITNVSHDLRTPLTSIITYTELLKSEDVSSEDRIAYLEIIDKKSKRLKVIIDDLFEVSKMVSGNIELTTERVDLVQLLQQALAEYDNTINESSLQFRITYSKMPVYALVDGKKLWRVFENLIGNILKYSLENSRVYITVGTFDNQAILTFKNVSKYELSENMDELFERFKRGDTSRQTEGSGLGLAIAKSIVDLHDGSLDIEADGDLFKVCISLKLDL from the coding sequence TTGGATACAAAATGGAAAAATAGAATCGTCATGGGTGCGTGGGCCTTTATGTTTACGATTGGCCTCAGCGGACTCTTATCCTTTTTCTCTTTCGGCAACAGCTACACTCAGCAGGACTACTTCCATACACCGGAATTCCGATTCGAGCTTGATCAATTCGCAGGCTATCTGAGTATGTTCGAGTTAAACAGCGTCAATCTCGAGGAAGCGAAAAAATCGATAAAGGTTACTGAAGCTGATATTACGGAGTACCGTGACAGGTATGGTTATCTGAATGATCAAATCAATCATTTGAGAAATGAGTTCGAAGCCCTTATTCAGGATGCTTTGGCATCTGGTAACCAAGAGGCAGCAGATATCTATCTTGCGGAAAGAGACAAAAATATAGACGATATTACCAGTGTGTTCACAAGTGATGAGTATGTCACAGCAAAGGTGATCCATGAAAAAGAACAGACCATGAACAACTACTATAGGGAGAGAGAAAATTATCGTTCGGATTATTTGAAATACAAAGAAGCATTCCAATACTATTTTAAAAACAGCGTTACCGGTAAAGTCTATACCAATCTAAGCAACGTAGAAAATGAATCCGTAACGAACAATATGTTCCCAAGCAATCTGTTATTTATTACAAATTATTCTATACCAAAAGTATTTTCCATGTACCATGGCATCCCAGGACATGAAGAATTGGCAGATTCATTTATTCCATTTGAAGGACAGCTCGCCATAACTCAATCCCTAGCATCATCGAATCCAGTTATGATTGCTTTCGAACGCTACAAGCAGAAAAAAATCATCTCCTTTGTGTATACCTTGGCAAGCATTGTCGCTCTTATTCTGTGTTTCTTTCTCTTTAAAAAAGCGAGAGCTATTTCTGCCGGAATTGAAAAATGGATGCCGTATTATAACAAGCTTCCCATTGACTTACGAGCTCTTTTAATCATCATAAGCGGATTTAGCGCCGTGATCTTTCTATTTTCTATTAATGACCAAATCTTTAGTGAAATTGAAAATCCATTTGTTTACGGCCGGGATATCTTGTTCAGTATCATGATGGCATCAGTTATTTGGTGTCTCACACTTATCCAAGGAAGGTTCCTTGCTTCACAATTACAGGATTGGCAAAACATAAAAAAAGAATGGGATCATGCGCTCCTTAATAGGGTAATACAGAGCATGAAGGCATTCTACAATAAAACAAAGCACAGCCTGAGAGATGCTTTTTTGAATAAGAGCACGGGTATGCAGTTGTTCATTATTTTGTTTGCTGTATTTAGTTTAGGTCTAACCTCGATCATGATGATCGTACATCCATTTTTCATTCTTGTTTATATCATACTTCTTGCTTTTATAGGGCTTCCAATTGTAATGATCTTGATCAATCGCATCGGATATTTTAACGGGATCGTAATAAAAACGAATGAATTAGCTGTTGGAATTCTAGGGCAGGATCTCCCGGTGTCAGGCAAATCCGTTCTGGCAACGCTCGCTGAAAATATCAACGTGTTAAAGCTAGGAGTAAAAACGTCTCAGAACGAGCAAGCAAAGAGTGAACGGCTTAAAACAGAACTAATCACAAATGTAAGTCATGATCTGCGGACACCGCTAACCTCCATCATTACTTATACGGAGCTGTTAAAATCAGAAGATGTGTCAAGTGAAGACAGAATAGCCTATCTAGAAATAATCGATAAAAAATCAAAGCGGTTAAAGGTAATCATTGATGATCTATTTGAAGTTTCGAAAATGGTCAGTGGAAATATTGAATTGACAACGGAAAGAGTCGATCTCGTCCAGCTTTTGCAACAGGCACTTGCGGAATATGACAACACGATCAATGAATCCAGTCTGCAATTCCGGATTACATACAGCAAAATGCCCGTTTACGCTCTTGTCGATGGAAAAAAGCTATGGCGAGTCTTTGAAAACTTAATTGGAAATATCCTTAAATATTCACTAGAAAACTCGCGAGTGTATATAACAGTAGGAACGTTCGACAATCAGGCGATTCTTACGTTCAAAAATGTCTCTAAATATGAGCTTAGCGAAAATATGGATGAGTTATTTGAACGTTTCAAACGTGGAGATACGTCACGTCAAACCGAAGGCTCTGGCCTCGGGCTGGCTATTGCGAAATCTATCGTGGATCTTCATGATGGCAGTCTTGATATTGAAGCTGATGGCGACTTATTTAAAGTATGTATTTCACTGAAGCTTGATTTATAA